A window of the Equus asinus isolate D_3611 breed Donkey chromosome 20, EquAss-T2T_v2, whole genome shotgun sequence genome harbors these coding sequences:
- the MPZL3 gene encoding myelin protein zero-like protein 3 isoform X2, which produces MQQSGAAGGRGCALFPLLAVLFFQGVCIVVSLEIKADAHVRGYVGEKIKLKCTFRSTSSVTDKLTIDWTYRPPSSSRTESIFHYQSFQYPTTAGTFRDRISWVGDVYKGDASISISDPTIRDNGTFSCAVKNPPDVHHNIPLTELTVTERGFGTMLSSVALLSILVFIPSAAVVVLLLVRMGRKSAGLKKRGKSGYKKSSIEVSDDTDQDEDGCMARLCVRCAECLDSDSEEIY; this is translated from the exons ATGCAGCAGAGCGGAGCGGCGGGAGGCCGCGGCTGCGCTCTGTTCCCACTGCTGGCAGTCCTGTTCTTTCAGG GTGTTTGCATCGTCGTTTCCTTGGAGATTAAGGCAGATGCCCATGTCCGGGGTTATGTTGGAGAAAAGATCAAGTTGAAATGCACCTTCAGGTCGACTTCATCTGTCACTGACAAACTCACCATAGACTGGACATACCGACCTCCCAGCAGCAGTCGCACGGAGTCG ATTTTTCATTATCAGTCCTTCCAGTACCCCACCACAGCAGGTACATTTCGGGATCGAATTTCCTGGGTTGGAGACGTGTACAAAGGGGATGCCTCCATCAGCATAAGTGATCCTACCATAAGGGACAATGGGACATTCAGCTGTGCTGTGAAGAATCCGCCAGATGTGCACCATAATATTCCCTTGACAGAGCTCACAGTCACAGAGAGGG gTTTTGGCACCATGCTCTCCTCTGTGGCCCTGCTTTCCATTCTTGTCTTCATTCCCTCGGCGGCGGTGGTGGTTCTGCTGCTGGTGAGAATGGGGAGGAAGTCTGCGGGGCTGAAGAAGAGGGGCAAGTCTGGCTACAAGAAGTCGTCCATTGAGGTTTCGGATGA CACCGACCAGGACGAGGACGGCTGCATGGCGAGGCTTTGTGTCCGTTGTGCCGAGTGCCTG gATTCAGATTCTGAAGAGATATATTGA
- the MPZL3 gene encoding myelin protein zero-like protein 3 isoform X1 — translation MVALPLPGGGSQESPHVASGKERSRRVSGGGCLLITTTHWGELISGVLHLSSGSFTLKLCCTWGVCIVVSLEIKADAHVRGYVGEKIKLKCTFRSTSSVTDKLTIDWTYRPPSSSRTESIFHYQSFQYPTTAGTFRDRISWVGDVYKGDASISISDPTIRDNGTFSCAVKNPPDVHHNIPLTELTVTERGFGTMLSSVALLSILVFIPSAAVVVLLLVRMGRKSAGLKKRGKSGYKKSSIEVSDDTDQDEDGCMARLCVRCAECLDSDSEEIY, via the exons ATGGTCGCTCTTCCGCTTCCGGGTGGGGGGTCTCAGGAAAGCCCCCACGTCGCTTCTGggaaggaaagaagcaggagGGTGTCAGGAGGTGGTTGTCTTCTCATAACCACCACCCACTGGGGGGAGTTG ATTTCAGGTGTTCTACATCTCAGCAG TGGTAGCTTCACGTTAAAGCTGTGCTGCACTTGGG GTGTTTGCATCGTCGTTTCCTTGGAGATTAAGGCAGATGCCCATGTCCGGGGTTATGTTGGAGAAAAGATCAAGTTGAAATGCACCTTCAGGTCGACTTCATCTGTCACTGACAAACTCACCATAGACTGGACATACCGACCTCCCAGCAGCAGTCGCACGGAGTCG ATTTTTCATTATCAGTCCTTCCAGTACCCCACCACAGCAGGTACATTTCGGGATCGAATTTCCTGGGTTGGAGACGTGTACAAAGGGGATGCCTCCATCAGCATAAGTGATCCTACCATAAGGGACAATGGGACATTCAGCTGTGCTGTGAAGAATCCGCCAGATGTGCACCATAATATTCCCTTGACAGAGCTCACAGTCACAGAGAGGG gTTTTGGCACCATGCTCTCCTCTGTGGCCCTGCTTTCCATTCTTGTCTTCATTCCCTCGGCGGCGGTGGTGGTTCTGCTGCTGGTGAGAATGGGGAGGAAGTCTGCGGGGCTGAAGAAGAGGGGCAAGTCTGGCTACAAGAAGTCGTCCATTGAGGTTTCGGATGA CACCGACCAGGACGAGGACGGCTGCATGGCGAGGCTTTGTGTCCGTTGTGCCGAGTGCCTG gATTCAGATTCTGAAGAGATATATTGA